The following is a genomic window from Mailhella massiliensis.
GTATCGCGCAGGAACGCGGCCATATCGTCATCCAGAGCGCCTCATGTTGGGAAGAGCTTCACGCCGGGCTGGACATGGTGGGGCTGCGTTTCGTGCGCAAGGGCTCCGGCGCGGTGATTTTTGTGGGTGATACGGCGGTCAAGGCTTCCAGCGTGGACAGGAAATTTTCCCTGTTTAGGCTCTCCAAACGGCTTGGAGAATTCAAGCCCGGCTTCTATTCTGAGCGGACATTCCACAAGTTCGCCCCGGAACCTGTCAGCCATGTTTGCCGGGAGGAATGGCTGGAGTACCAGCAGGAGAGTCGGAGACAGAAAGAGGAAAAACACAACGCAAGAGAAAGACGGGAGAAGGAACGGGAAGAGCTGGCACGGAGGCAGCGGGAACGCCGGGAAGCGGTCACAGCTCGTCTTGCTTCACACGGGCTTTCTGTGCTGAACATTGCCCGGCATTGCCTGAAAGAACAGGAACGGGAGGAGAAAGCGGCGTTGCTGGACAGGCTGGCTCAATCTGAAAAACCGGATCTGCTCCCGCGTTTCAAGCACTGGCTCGGCAAACGCAATCCGTATCTTGGCAACCTCTGGCGCTTCCGTAAACGGATAGCTCCCGGCGTCGAAGTCAGACAACATGAGTTCCCCAGAGTCGACACGCAGGTTTCATCGTATACGGCTTATCTGGAGATTGTCAAAAAGCGGTTCCCGGAAAAGATGGATGCATCACGGCTGGATGCGGCCATTGCTCTATACATGCGCTGTGCGGGATACACAGTGCAGGAGGTAGCCAATGAATTGTATAGACACACCCCCGCCCGCCCCAAGGGGCAGAACCGTGATGAACGGATAGACTACGGGCGCAGGGTGGTCTGGTACGCCTTCGGAACTGCGGGAGATATTGATATCGCCAACAGTCAGCCTACGCCGGAGCAGGTTCAAAAGTTCATTCAAGAAGCAGAAAAAATGGAAATGAAAAGCAAACTAACAAATCAAAAACATCATTTAACACTTCGGCTAAGATGATTTACTTAGATTAATTAAATTAAGATAAATATTATCATCAATATTCATAGAGCATAAAAAAATTAATAAAAATATCTTACAGTTGATTTTTTTCATAAGTCAGATAAAAGTATCCAATTCAATCTTCTTATTTTTTATTTCACCTTCAGCGCAGTTATTACAAAATATTTTTAATATAAAATTTATCATATTTCTCCAAATATCGAATCAATGTCATAGATATTCCTTTCTCAAGTCGTAAACATACATTCTCGTCAAATCAGCTTCACCATCGCCCTGCACCATACACAAGAACTTCCACCCATAGCGTTCGTAGAAATCAGTGTGGTCTGTGATGAGATATAAGGTTTTCAGGCCAAATGAACGCATATCCTCGCAGACAAAATCAAGTAATTTTCCGGCAATGCCCCGGCAGCGATAATTTTCTTCTACATACACAGCACAGACATTTGGCGTTAAATCCCTGCGGTTATGGAAATCGTTTTCGATGACCCCAATACCACCAATGATCTGCCCATCCTCGACTGCAACATACCACTGTGGGACGCTCTTGCTGGTCAAACATCCCTGTATGCTTCCCGTATATTCTTCAATGGGAATATCCCACTTGGAATGAAACCATGCTGCGGCTTCTGCCGCCAGTTCGCTGTGTTCTCTGAGTTTCAGAATTTCCATAGCGTATCACGCATTCTTATTTGAC
Proteins encoded in this region:
- a CDS encoding GNAT family N-acetyltransferase, translated to MEILKLREHSELAAEAAAWFHSKWDIPIEEYTGSIQGCLTSKSVPQWYVAVEDGQIIGGIGVIENDFHNRRDLTPNVCAVYVEENYRCRGIAGKLLDFVCEDMRSFGLKTLYLITDHTDFYERYGWKFLCMVQGDGEADLTRMYVYDLRKEYL